From the Tribolium castaneum strain GA2 chromosome 2, icTriCast1.1, whole genome shotgun sequence genome, one window contains:
- the LOC135265449 gene encoding uncharacterized protein LOC135265449 isoform X2: protein MVKNCYVFFILVVLAVTVYIAETRPQFKESLEAISKVTEGINDSAITFIKHLTGEALKDDKNKTKTRILFRGDLLGGEFGDQDIIFPDTYQVIFNDVPKIDGPPKCAEGNTFCEDFDSYPYNHVKNVLKRKRVHTDLFGKDEPLDERYSITNRNGDFEAFICTSISKTIFPRVGINKNNKWKVIINQEEDGYIQGIRTEICRK from the exons GTGTATATTGCAGAGACGCGACCTCAATTTAAAGAGTCGCTTGAAGCCATCTCCAAAGTGACTGAAGGGATTAATGATAGCGctatcacttttattaaacatcTAACCGGCGAGGCGTTAAAAGATGACAAGAATAAAACTAAAACCAGGATTTTGTTCCGAG GGGATTTGCTGGGCGGGGAGTTCGGCGACCAGGACATAATATTTCCCGACACGTACCAAGTGATTTTCAATGATGTTCCGAAAATCGACGGTCCTCCTAAGTGTGCCGAAGGCAACACTTTTTGTGAGGACTTTGATTCTTATCCTTACAACCACgtgaaaaacgtgcttaagCGCAAGCGGGTGCATACTGATTTATTCGGCAAGGACGAACCCCTCGATGAGCGCTACAGCATCACCAACAGAAACGGCGACTTCGAGGCGTTCATCTGCACGAGCATATCCAAAACGATTTTCCCCCGAGTTGGCatcaacaaaaacaacaagtGGAAGGTCATAATCAATCAAGAGGAAGACGGATACATTCAAGGGATTAGGACGGAAATTTGCCGAAAGTAA
- the LOC135265449 gene encoding uncharacterized protein LOC135265449 isoform X1, producing the protein MWVFVLVFAVFKELGIQAMSFNPAKMDDRKGLTFPDSSEIGGDFLYETVVPNCQNHTYCEHLDRYPKELFSKILKSREKEFSRYFQSMAVIEPIMSRNQDTSCICASHKSIIYPKAAYNIKNNLKFIYNFDGYKQGVSVEVCVIKNQMCKFYEKVRKLKTRCRQKFVEKLLLTADENGRPYADRYRFPSACVCSYKIISSNVFFT; encoded by the exons ATGTGGGTTTTTGTGTTGGTTTTTGCCGTTTTCAAAGAG ttGGGCATTCAAGCCATGTCATTTAATCCAGCCAAGATGG ATGATCGCAAGGGTTTGACCTTTCCGGATTCGAGTGAAATTGGGGGTGATTTTTTGTACGAGACGGTGGTCCCCAACTGCCAAAATCACACGTACTGTGAACACTTGGACCGCTACCCTAAAGaactattttccaaaatattaaaaagccGCGAAAAGGAGTTTTCTCGGTACTTTCAGAGTATGGCAGTAATAGAGCCCATTATGAGTAGGAACCAAGACACTTCCTGTATTTGTGCATCACACAAAAGTATTATATACCCAAAAGCGgcatataatataaaaaataatctgaaattTATCTACAACTTCGATGGATACAAACAAGGAGTGTCCGTAGAGGTCTGCGTGAT aaaaaatcaaatgtgcAAATTTTACGAGAAGGTgagaaagttaaaaacaagGTGTCGACAAAAGTTCgtcgaaaaattgttactgaCGGCTGATGAAAATGGAAGACCGTACGCTGATAGGTACAGATTTCCATCAGCTTGTGTCTGTTCGTACAAGATAATTAGCTCtaatgtgttttttacttaa
- the LOC135265445 gene encoding piggyBac transposable element-derived protein 4-like: MPFFEEEQARLQRLVDVLDEIPSDPESIDEEEDDVDEDIEGTYVIGTDNVLQRVDNILQPEEHVPDINGIEENDDNQSQNDDHDVSDDDTPIAVRLYRKGITWSDDYPNIARKNEFREHTGPNIEAEEPIDVFLSLFTEELIDTLVYETNLYNTQNNGGIITNPTNKEEIKKFLGVNILMGIKKLPSYRDYWSSSLELRDSYIASTMSVNRFGWLLSNLHINDNSKMPTRDSPNYDKLYKVRPLLEKLTETYKTCYAPSEFQAIDESMIPFKGRSCLKQYMPDKPTKRGYKVWVRADSYGYVVQFQIYEGKRKDIVEKNLGLRVVKELTIDLVGKNYSVYFDNFFSSVELLIYLQQNKINAAATTRPNRKNFPKDFPTDKEMIRGNFAWRSTRTGITATKWKDRKGIHFLSNMHSPLTETSVRRKEHDGSTKQIACPAVVQDYNKHMGCVDKADMLKTIYCIDRKSRKWWHRIFFHMLDTTVVNTFIIYSQLTEGKKLTLKQLRLAIAISLIGIPQREKVGRKSSTPVHHFKTYVSQEVRYNKSEHLPVRTTSRRCGHCSTVAEVHRTKWACSVCKVALCLSDNRNCFLGFHTK, encoded by the exons ATGCCTTTCTTTGAGGAAGAGCAAGCTCGTCTTCAAAGACTTGTTGACGTTCTAGATGAAATACCATCCGACCCAGAGTCTATTGATGAAGAAGAAGATGACGTGGATGAAGATATTGAAGGCACGTATGTAATTGGTACAGACAATGTATTACAGCGTGTagataacattttgcaaccaGAAGAACATGTTCCAG ACATTAATGGCATTGAAGAAAATGATGACAACCAGTCTCAGAATGATGATCACGACGTTTCTGACGACGATACTCCCATTGCTGTTAGACTTTACAGGAAAGGAATTACTTGGTCTGATGATTATCCAAACATAGCAAGAAAAAATGAGTTTAGGGAACATACAGGTCCAAACATAGAAGCAGAAGAACCTATTGATGTATTTCTGTCACTATTTACTGAGGAACTTATAGATACACTGGTTTATGAAACTAATCTTTATAACACGCAGAATAATGGTGGCATAATTACTAATCCTACAAACaaggaagaaataaaaaagttcttAGGAGTTAATATCCTTatgggaataaaaaaattaccctcTTATCGGGATTACTGGTCGTCGTCATTGGAACTTAGAGATTCTTACATAGCATCTACTATGTCTGTGAACAGATTTGGTTGGCTTCTTTCAAACTTGCATATAAATGACAATTCTAAAATGCCAACCAGAGACTCTCCAAATTACGATAAATTATACAAAGTCAGACCCCTGTTAGAAAAGTTAACAGAGACGTACAAAACCTGCTACGCTCCAAGTGAATTTCAGGCAATAGATGAATCGATGATTCCGTTCAAGGGCAGAAGCTGTCTCAAACAATATATGCCCGATAAACCCACTAAGCGAGGTTATAAGGTGTGGGTACGTGCAGATAGTTATGGTTACGTTgtacaatttcaaatttacgaaggaaaaagaaaagataTCGTAGAAAAAAATCTTGGACTTCGAGTAGTCAAAGAATTGACAATAGACTTAGTTGGCAAAAATTACTCAGTATAtttcgataattttttcagttcagTAGAACTACTTATTTATctccaacaaaataaaatcaatgcAGCTGCTACTACCAGACCAAATAGAAAGAATTTTCCAAAAGATTTTCCAACTGACAAAGAAATGATTCGTGGCAATTTTGCTTGGAGATCAACACGTACTGGTATAACGGCTACAAAATGGAAAGACAGAAAAGGAatacattttctttcaaacaTGCACAGTCCATTGACAGAAACTTCAGTGAGGAGAAAAGAACACGACGGTTCAACGAAACAAATCGCTTGTCCAGCAGTTGTTCAGGACTACAACAAACACATGGGTTGTGTGGACAAAGCAGACatgttaaaaacaatatattgtATTGATAGAAAGTCGCGCAAATGGTGGCACCGTATATTTTTCCACATGTTGGACACGACGGTGGTAAATACATTTATCATCTACTCACAACTTACGGAAGGAAAAAAGCTTACACTCAAGCAATTGCGCCTTGCTATTGCAATATCTCTTATCGGCATTCCACAGAGAGAAAAAGTTGGACGTAAATCATCAACCCCTGTTCACCATTTTAAAACTTACGTCTCACAAGAAGTAAGATACAACAAGTCGGAACATTTGCCTGTCAGAACAACATCTCGAAGATGTGGACATTGTTCCACAGTAGCAGAAGTTCATAGGACAAAATGGGCTTGCTCCGTATGCAAAGTTGCCCTATGCCTCTCTGATAACAGGAACTGTTTTCTTggatttcatacaaaataa